One genomic window of Pontibacillus halophilus JSM 076056 = DSM 19796 includes the following:
- a CDS encoding NAD(P)-binding protein: MTHLPVMLQLNERVCVVCGGGRIATKRVAKLLTAGACVTVISPEVSDKLYALADAGEVIWKRKKVEFEDLGRAFVVVIATNDEAENNKIHSWCGKNQLVNAVHNGGKSDLHFPSSIKRGDLTISVSTNGASPSLAARIKEELGEAYDERYQAYVQFLREFRAYIHELPISKHEQRYWLHEAAQAEYIDTNQQAYIWERVLELGGDRDDETTW, encoded by the coding sequence GTGACTCATCTACCTGTCATGCTTCAGCTAAATGAGAGAGTGTGTGTGGTGTGCGGGGGTGGTAGGATTGCCACGAAACGTGTTGCAAAGCTCCTGACAGCTGGAGCGTGCGTTACCGTCATAAGCCCTGAGGTAAGTGATAAACTCTATGCCCTTGCAGATGCAGGAGAAGTGATATGGAAGCGTAAAAAGGTCGAATTTGAAGATTTAGGCCGGGCTTTCGTGGTTGTGATTGCTACGAACGATGAAGCTGAAAATAACAAGATACATTCATGGTGTGGGAAGAATCAGTTGGTCAACGCGGTTCATAATGGGGGAAAGAGCGATCTACATTTCCCTTCTTCTATAAAGAGAGGAGATTTAACGATATCAGTATCTACCAATGGGGCGAGCCCATCTCTTGCAGCAAGGATAAAGGAAGAGCTAGGAGAGGCCTATGATGAACGATACCAAGCGTACGTACAATTTCTGAGAGAATTTAGAGCCTATATCCATGAACTTCCGATATCAAAACATGAACAGCGGTATTGGTTGCACGAAGCCGCACAAGCAGAATACATAGATACGAACCAACAAGCGTATATTTGGGAAAGAGTTCTAGAGCTAGGAGGGGACCGGGATGACGAAACTACTTGGTAA
- a CDS encoding DNA-3-methyladenine glycosylase family protein codes for MWKEVVRAAGSYAFDHVLVRLEMDPIITVNQEERWIDVPVRIGESRNVVRVQGTGTTENPEFVVSSKNDEEKDLLLHRIQDLFQWDVDLDQIKQHFRKTNLSTLFNDYPGTPIVKDFHLYDCLMKVIIHQQLNMKFAYTLSSRFVQTFGELVDGVWFYPTPERVARLEYEQLRELQFSQRKAEYVIDTSRKIADGELDLAQLSTLTDDEAMKELTKIRGIGPWTVENWLMFGLGRTDLYPKADIGVQNALKRYFQMDRKPTKEEMVEMSDDWDPYKSYASITLWRSIEG; via the coding sequence ATGTGGAAAGAGGTTGTGCGAGCTGCTGGAAGCTATGCATTCGACCATGTATTAGTTCGTTTAGAGATGGACCCAATTATAACTGTGAATCAGGAAGAGCGTTGGATTGATGTACCCGTTCGTATAGGAGAGTCACGTAACGTTGTCCGAGTGCAAGGGACAGGTACTACAGAGAATCCTGAGTTCGTGGTTTCATCGAAGAATGATGAAGAGAAAGATTTGCTTCTTCATCGTATTCAAGACTTATTTCAATGGGATGTGGATTTAGACCAAATAAAACAACATTTTAGAAAGACGAATCTGTCTACATTATTTAACGATTATCCTGGGACTCCTATTGTGAAAGATTTTCATCTCTACGATTGCCTTATGAAAGTGATCATTCATCAGCAGTTGAACATGAAATTCGCCTACACGCTTAGTTCTCGATTTGTTCAGACGTTCGGAGAACTTGTGGATGGGGTGTGGTTCTATCCGACGCCTGAACGGGTAGCCCGTTTAGAATATGAACAGTTAAGGGAACTGCAGTTTAGTCAACGGAAGGCGGAGTATGTGATTGATACATCAAGAAAAATAGCGGATGGGGAGCTAGATCTGGCACAGTTATCTACGCTTACAGACGACGAAGCTATGAAAGAGTTAACCAAGATTCGGGGGATTGGCCCTTGGACAGTGGAGAATTGGTTGATGTTCGGCTTAGGTAGAACGGACTTATATCCTAAAGCAGATATTGGCGTTCAAAATGCACTGAAGCGCTATTTCCAGATGGACCGTAAACCGACGAAGGAAGAGATGGTAGAGATGAGCGACGATTGGGATCCCTACAAGAGCTATGCCTCCATCACGTTATGGCGAAGTATTGAAGGGTAA
- the msrA gene encoding peptide-methionine (S)-S-oxide reductase MsrA, producing MATALFAAGCFWGVEAFFERLDGVTATRVGYAGGNIEAPSYEHVKTGTTGHAETTKVEFDPSVITYEQLVDTFFECHDPTTLNRQGEDVGHQYRSVIFYLNEDQKQIAQEKISEWDQKGIFKNKIVTEVTAEQPFYEAEEYHQKYFQKNGTLSCGIG from the coding sequence ATGGCAACAGCATTATTTGCAGCAGGATGTTTTTGGGGAGTAGAGGCGTTTTTTGAGCGTCTTGATGGAGTGACAGCAACTCGCGTTGGATACGCGGGAGGTAACATTGAGGCCCCAAGTTATGAACATGTGAAGACAGGAACGACTGGTCATGCGGAAACAACGAAAGTTGAGTTTGACCCAAGTGTAATCACATACGAACAGCTAGTGGATACGTTCTTTGAGTGTCATGACCCTACTACGCTTAACCGTCAGGGAGAGGACGTTGGGCATCAATATCGCTCAGTTATCTTCTATCTAAATGAAGACCAGAAACAAATTGCTCAAGAGAAAATTTCAGAATGGGATCAAAAAGGCATCTTTAAGAATAAGATTGTAACAGAGGTAACAGCTGAGCAACCATTCTATGAAGCTGAAGAATATCACCAGAAATATTTCCAAAAGAACGGCACCCTTTCCTGTGGAATTGGTTAA
- a CDS encoding phosphoadenylyl-sulfate reductase: MATVTYEQWQGNPLTNLSSQSIVEESEKVLDWAYSEYGEELTYACSFGAEGIVLIDMIARIKEDARIVFLDTGLHFQETYELIERMKERFPKLNIVMKKPELTVQQQADQHGDELWKKEPNQCCYIRKIKPLEEALSGSTAWVSGLRREQSPSRRATEFVNKDERFRSVKVCPLIHWTWDDVWTYIKEQDLPYNDLHDKGYPSIGCAPCTMPTDNPYDLRSGRWSTMDKTECGLHMNPNRPKQ, from the coding sequence ATGGCAACGGTAACGTATGAACAGTGGCAGGGGAATCCGCTTACCAATCTTAGTAGTCAGTCCATCGTCGAAGAAAGCGAGAAGGTACTCGATTGGGCATATAGTGAATATGGGGAAGAGTTAACCTATGCATGTAGCTTCGGAGCTGAAGGAATTGTTCTCATCGATATGATCGCTAGAATTAAGGAAGACGCTCGGATTGTATTCTTGGATACAGGACTTCACTTTCAGGAGACCTATGAATTAATTGAAAGAATGAAGGAACGATTTCCAAAGTTGAACATTGTGATGAAGAAGCCTGAATTAACTGTTCAGCAACAAGCTGACCAACATGGGGATGAGCTATGGAAGAAAGAACCCAATCAGTGCTGCTATATACGAAAGATTAAGCCATTGGAAGAAGCGTTGTCTGGCTCGACCGCTTGGGTTTCAGGTCTTCGGAGAGAGCAGTCTCCTTCACGGCGGGCGACAGAGTTCGTAAATAAAGATGAACGATTTCGCTCTGTGAAGGTGTGTCCACTTATTCATTGGACATGGGACGATGTATGGACGTATATCAAAGAGCAAGACCTTCCATATAATGATCTTCACGACAAGGGGTATCCATCAATTGGATGTGCCCCGTGTACCATGCCAACTGACAACCCATATGACTTACGTTCTGGACGCTGGTCAACGATGGACAAAACAGAATGTGGGCTGCACATGAATCCGAACCGACCAAAACAATAG
- the cobA gene encoding uroporphyrinogen-III C-methyltransferase — translation MGKVYLVGAGPGDPDLITVKGLKAIQRADVILYDRLVNQSLLEEAKLGAELVYCGKLPNHHTMKQEAINEALVSYAKRGRTIVRLKGGDPFLFGRGGEEAEVLAANRIPFEIVPGITAGMAAPSYAGIPMTHREASASVAFVTGHRREGEDHHKKWKHLAQGVDTLAIYMGVSELPTISQLLLEHGRPASTPVAVIHWGTTEMQETLVGTLETIAQDVEESSIMNPSMIVVGEVVAYRERIKWFEQLKPAQEISTAQ, via the coding sequence TTGGGGAAAGTATATTTAGTTGGGGCAGGACCCGGGGACCCAGATTTAATTACGGTGAAAGGGTTGAAAGCGATTCAACGAGCTGATGTGATCTTATACGATCGGCTCGTGAATCAATCTTTGTTAGAAGAGGCGAAATTAGGAGCGGAACTTGTCTATTGTGGAAAGCTTCCCAATCATCACACGATGAAACAAGAAGCCATTAATGAAGCCCTCGTGTCATACGCGAAACGTGGGCGAACCATTGTACGACTTAAAGGTGGAGACCCATTCCTCTTTGGGCGCGGTGGTGAAGAAGCAGAGGTACTTGCTGCGAATCGTATCCCATTTGAGATTGTGCCGGGTATAACGGCTGGAATGGCTGCACCTTCCTATGCTGGGATACCGATGACACATCGGGAAGCGAGCGCTTCTGTGGCATTCGTCACAGGACACCGTCGCGAAGGGGAAGACCATCATAAGAAATGGAAGCACCTTGCTCAAGGGGTCGATACATTAGCAATCTATATGGGGGTTTCCGAATTACCTACGATTAGTCAACTCCTCCTAGAGCATGGCCGCCCTGCATCAACACCGGTAGCAGTCATTCATTGGGGGACGACTGAAATGCAAGAAACGCTCGTTGGCACGCTGGAGACGATTGCTCAAGATGTAGAAGAAAGTTCTATCATGAATCCTTCTATGATCGTTGTAGGTGAAGTTGTTGCATATCGAGAGAGAATCAAATGGTTTGAACAACTGAAACCAGCCCAAGAAATTAGTACAGCTCAGTAG
- a CDS encoding sirohydrochlorin chelatase, whose translation MKGVLYISHGSRVASARHDAVHYIERVKARVDVPLQEVCFLELAEPTIKQGIQRLVERGATDIAVMPVFLLEARHAKKDVPELLEAAMKPYPHVRIQYGKPLGGHHGMSQLVVERILESISSDELLHTTYILVGRGSSDPDALATLNSIANEAKERLGVPCIHQCYLAAATPTFKEGIAGALESTNGPILVIPYLMFSGTLLHEIDEYIGEWQQLRRTEPLNGHPQLEAVLEQRVQETLEQFEEAVM comes from the coding sequence ATGAAAGGTGTACTTTATATTAGTCATGGAAGTCGAGTTGCTTCTGCTCGTCATGATGCGGTTCACTACATCGAACGGGTGAAGGCAAGAGTGGATGTTCCTCTTCAAGAAGTTTGCTTTCTCGAACTCGCTGAGCCCACTATCAAACAAGGTATTCAACGTCTTGTCGAAAGAGGAGCAACAGATATTGCGGTCATGCCTGTATTTCTTCTAGAAGCAAGACATGCGAAGAAAGATGTACCCGAACTGCTCGAAGCAGCGATGAAACCTTATCCACACGTTCGAATTCAATATGGCAAGCCGTTAGGCGGCCATCATGGGATGAGTCAGCTCGTGGTTGAGCGCATCCTAGAATCCATTTCTTCAGACGAGCTGCTTCATACGACTTACATTTTAGTGGGCAGAGGAAGTAGTGACCCGGATGCCCTCGCCACGTTGAACTCAATTGCGAATGAGGCAAAGGAGCGATTAGGTGTACCATGTATCCATCAGTGCTATCTAGCGGCCGCCACCCCTACATTTAAAGAAGGGATTGCTGGAGCTTTGGAAAGCACGAATGGGCCCATTCTAGTCATTCCTTATCTAATGTTCTCTGGTACTTTACTACACGAGATAGATGAATACATAGGTGAATGGCAACAATTAAGGCGGACGGAACCTTTGAATGGGCATCCTCAGCTAGAAGCTGTATTGGAACAGCGGGTTCAAGAAACCTTGGAGCAGTTTGAAGAGGCGGTTATGTAG
- a CDS encoding AIM24 family protein, translating into MSKYSLGEFLRETEQDEQENGYFELETPRVLEVNLDGEVWAKAGSMISYDGQMKFEREGIFEHGLGKMFKKAFTDEGSSLMKARGEGKLYLADQGKKITILQLQNEGITVNGNDLLAFEPGIEWDIKFMKKIAGMVSGGLFNVHLKGRGMVAITSHYEPLTLRVTPNKPVITDPNATVAWSEHLEPEFKTDISLKTFVGRGSGESIQMKFSGEGFVVVQPFEEGYQSSQ; encoded by the coding sequence ATGAGTAAATATTCACTAGGGGAATTTCTAAGAGAGACGGAACAGGACGAACAAGAGAATGGGTACTTTGAATTAGAAACACCACGTGTGTTGGAAGTTAATCTAGACGGAGAAGTATGGGCGAAAGCTGGTTCTATGATTTCGTATGATGGGCAAATGAAATTCGAGCGTGAGGGCATTTTCGAACATGGATTAGGCAAGATGTTCAAGAAAGCATTCACGGATGAAGGGAGCTCTCTCATGAAGGCGAGAGGGGAAGGTAAGTTGTACTTGGCTGACCAAGGAAAGAAGATTACCATCCTTCAATTGCAGAATGAAGGGATCACTGTGAATGGAAATGACTTACTTGCCTTTGAACCAGGAATTGAATGGGACATTAAATTTATGAAGAAGATTGCCGGAATGGTATCTGGGGGATTGTTCAACGTCCACCTTAAGGGTAGAGGTATGGTGGCGATTACCTCTCACTATGAACCCTTGACGCTACGTGTTACTCCAAATAAGCCTGTAATTACCGATCCTAATGCTACGGTGGCTTGGTCTGAGCATTTAGAGCCTGAATTCAAGACAGATATTTCGCTCAAAACGTTTGTCGGTCGCGGTAGCGGGGAGTCTATACAGATGAAGTTTAGCGGTGAAGGATTCGTCGTCGTACAACCGTTTGAAGAAGGTTATCAGAGCTCTCAATAG
- a CDS encoding uroporphyrinogen-III synthase encodes MTKLLGKTVAIAATRKTDEMSRLVEKQGGVPIVRSTQGTVFTPKEKVVTQLRGFIEEPPDWVVLTTGIGVETSLTIAREHNLEDAFLDLLTNTSIAARGYKTKQALKKLDLQPVVSSSDGTLNGLTSEIEGISFYGKRVGIQLHGENAPDLVSWFKEKGAEVTFLLPYEHTPPEQPVVEQLVREMVSHEVDAILFTSAIQVRQFFTAVREMDALEGVLDAFHSKVVATAVGQVTAGALFHEGVQRVVSPEHERMGAMVVALTKHYEDIQ; translated from the coding sequence ATGACGAAACTACTTGGTAAGACAGTTGCAATCGCCGCGACACGAAAAACCGATGAAATGAGCCGATTAGTAGAAAAGCAGGGAGGAGTTCCGATTGTCCGCTCTACACAAGGGACGGTATTCACACCAAAGGAAAAAGTTGTTACCCAGCTTAGAGGGTTCATAGAAGAGCCGCCCGATTGGGTTGTACTTACAACGGGAATTGGTGTGGAAACAAGTCTCACTATTGCGAGGGAGCATAACCTCGAAGATGCGTTTCTTGATTTATTAACAAATACGTCAATTGCCGCTCGTGGGTATAAAACAAAGCAAGCATTAAAGAAGTTAGACCTTCAACCAGTAGTCAGTTCCTCAGATGGTACGTTAAATGGATTGACTTCAGAAATAGAGGGGATTTCATTCTATGGGAAGCGAGTAGGAATCCAACTTCACGGGGAGAATGCCCCTGATTTAGTATCATGGTTTAAAGAAAAGGGGGCAGAGGTAACATTCTTGTTGCCCTATGAACATACACCGCCAGAACAGCCTGTTGTTGAGCAACTTGTACGGGAAATGGTAAGCCATGAAGTGGATGCCATCCTGTTTACAAGTGCCATACAAGTTCGTCAATTTTTCACGGCTGTACGTGAAATGGATGCATTGGAAGGTGTCTTAGATGCGTTCCATTCCAAAGTAGTTGCCACTGCTGTAGGTCAAGTTACAGCTGGTGCTTTATTCCACGAAGGAGTTCAGCGTGTGGTTTCTCCAGAACACGAACGGATGGGAGCTATGGTAGTTGCCCTAACGAAACATTACGAAGACATACAGTGA